From Blattabacterium cuenoti, the proteins below share one genomic window:
- a CDS encoding bifunctional riboflavin kinase/FAD synthetase, with the protein MKIYSFIDEFSSLLPCVFTLGFFDGVHRGHQKLIQNLIYQAKKEGKYSSVVLTFKPHPKEILNPDNRFLYLNTFSERIYHLQKTGIEHLIIHPFTIGFSRLSTKYFMKNILCSKLKVKKIITGYDSHFGRNRDGSSHLLKKYSHIYGYKLYQVHPYKLKRRIISSTSIRQSLLKGNIRWANEALGYFYTLSGYVIKGKGLGRLLKFPTANIQVDKKKLIPKKGVYAVKINLYKKIYQGMMNIGICPTINKISHEIKIEVHIFNFHQNIYGEKIDVLIAQLIREEKKFKTHHDLINQINKDRIKIKNFFQKNGSV; encoded by the coding sequence TTGAAAATTTATTCATTTATTGATGAATTTTCTTCCTTACTACCATGTGTTTTCACTCTTGGTTTTTTTGATGGTGTTCATAGAGGACATCAAAAATTGATTCAAAATTTAATTTATCAAGCAAAAAAAGAAGGTAAATATAGTTCTGTTGTATTGACATTCAAACCTCATCCAAAAGAAATATTAAATCCAGATAATCGATTTTTGTATCTAAATACTTTTTCTGAAAGAATATATCATTTACAAAAAACAGGAATTGAACATTTAATTATTCATCCTTTTACCATAGGATTTTCAAGATTAAGCACAAAATATTTTATGAAAAATATTTTGTGCTCCAAATTAAAAGTAAAAAAAATTATTACTGGATATGATTCACATTTTGGTAGAAATAGAGATGGATCTTCTCATTTATTAAAAAAATATTCTCATATTTATGGATATAAACTTTACCAAGTTCATCCATATAAATTAAAAAGAAGAATCATAAGCTCGACTTCTATACGTCAATCTCTTTTAAAAGGGAACATAAGATGGGCTAATGAAGCTTTAGGTTATTTTTATACTCTTTCTGGTTATGTGATAAAAGGAAAAGGATTAGGAAGATTATTAAAATTTCCAACCGCTAATATTCAGGTAGATAAAAAAAAATTAATACCAAAAAAAGGAGTATATGCCGTAAAAATTAATCTTTACAAAAAAATTTATCAAGGAATGATGAATATAGGTATTTGTCCAACTATTAATAAGATTAGTCATGAAATAAAAATAGAAGTACATATTTTTAATTTTCATCAAAATATTTATGGAGAAAAAATAGATGTTTTAATTGCTCAATTAATCCGTGAAGAAAAAAAATTCAAAACACATCATGATTTAATTAATCAGATTAATAAAGATAGAATTAAAATAAAAAATTTTTTTCAAAAAAATGGTTCAGTATAA
- a CDS encoding PD-(D/E)XK nuclease family protein has product MENIKKKFNRKTTKFFTMEKLMEEISGLSFFPKSYILFSWFYMLKKEKNLLAKNFHNFFKWGPNILDDFQEIDYNLINIEYFFSYMISTEKIKKWNLNPIRKKYKEKNLFWEEIYKYYKLLTSHLFRKKKGYHGMIFRKAFDRLQDFVQKNKLDTKIIIVRTKFHLLAKYEEIFIKKIIELDKNFIELYNLHGNSINKKNNTNLNNIKIISVTKEIEQVKIVEKIVHKLIKKGHSLSKIILILGDNYLIFPLLSFFKKNLGINLSVSINYPIKNLPIHSTFYYIFQFLLKKEEFKNFSKKDILRILSDGYIKKFFFQEQQSSFIKKFNIENIHFFTRKEINQFFLKNDLNIIFQINTHDIKKSILGLVKFIRIFNNFFYINTEKYMLELKFLSGLEIYMQKIKILTRKIGHKYFKIQDLFNIYKFFIKKEKIFYRKKNPESLYSISFLDSFFENFETTIITSVNEGIIPPSNNKTDNSFIPIDIRKKFLFSEENDKFSYSYFMRLLENFKNVFLIYKDQADELNSGEKSRFIHQIEMNSNFSIKKESKKTPIIELYNKKITIVIKKTNSILKRLSYLTNKGLSPTSILLYNYNPLLFYYQKILGLQEEKISTKQKIGKIIHEILKILYHPIKWKLITSNLIKKMKKDYEEIIKKVVSKTIKNFSLEGENLLFYHIIKNYIENFISWEEKIFYKGYKILIKEVEFSMSTQLDIGYKKVNLYGIIDRIDECNGITRILDYKTGLSREKKTHVTIKNIENIFHDPNHGNTMQLLIYIYLWFQTNHQKKKPPIIANISLEKEKKNSIFIKPVNFFYRKKEVDITYDKYKEFFLPYLVNKITEILDPHIPIIEKKINNEF; this is encoded by the coding sequence ATGGAAAATATAAAAAAAAAATTTAATAGAAAAACTACTAAATTTTTTACCATGGAAAAATTAATGGAAGAAATATCAGGTCTATCTTTTTTTCCTAAATCTTACATTCTTTTCTCTTGGTTTTATATGTTAAAAAAAGAAAAAAACCTCTTAGCAAAAAATTTTCATAATTTTTTTAAATGGGGTCCTAATATCCTTGATGATTTTCAAGAGATTGATTATAATTTAATAAATATTGAATATTTTTTTTCTTATATGATTTCTACAGAAAAAATAAAAAAATGGAATCTTAATCCTATCAGAAAAAAATACAAAGAAAAAAATCTTTTTTGGGAAGAAATATACAAATATTATAAACTACTAACTTCTCATCTTTTTAGGAAAAAAAAAGGATATCATGGAATGATATTTAGAAAGGCTTTCGATCGTTTACAAGATTTCGTTCAAAAAAATAAATTAGATACAAAAATTATTATAGTAAGAACAAAATTTCATTTACTTGCGAAATATGAAGAAATTTTTATTAAAAAAATTATTGAATTAGATAAAAATTTTATAGAATTATATAATCTACACGGTAATTCAATCAATAAAAAAAATAATACTAATCTGAATAATATTAAAATCATTAGTGTGACTAAAGAAATAGAACAAGTTAAAATTGTAGAAAAAATAGTTCATAAATTAATAAAAAAAGGACATAGTTTATCAAAAATTATTCTAATACTTGGAGACAATTATTTAATTTTTCCACTTTTATCTTTTTTTAAGAAAAATCTTGGAATAAATTTATCCGTATCTATTAATTATCCAATTAAAAATCTTCCTATTCATTCTACTTTTTATTACATTTTTCAATTTTTATTAAAAAAAGAAGAATTCAAAAATTTTTCTAAAAAAGATATACTAAGAATATTATCAGATGGATATATTAAGAAGTTTTTTTTTCAAGAACAACAGTCTTCTTTTATAAAAAAATTTAACATAGAAAATATCCATTTTTTTACAAGAAAAGAAATAAATCAATTTTTTTTAAAAAATGATTTAAATATTATTTTTCAAATAAATACTCATGATATAAAAAAAAGCATTCTTGGATTGGTTAAATTTATTAGAATTTTTAATAATTTTTTCTATATAAACACGGAAAAATATATGTTAGAATTGAAATTTCTTTCTGGTTTGGAGATTTATATGCAGAAAATTAAAATTTTAACAAGAAAAATAGGACATAAATATTTTAAAATTCAAGACTTATTTAATATTTATAAATTTTTTATAAAAAAAGAAAAAATTTTCTATAGAAAAAAAAATCCAGAAAGTTTATATTCAATAAGTTTTTTAGATTCTTTTTTTGAAAATTTTGAAACAACAATTATAACTTCTGTCAATGAAGGAATCATTCCTCCGTCCAATAATAAAACAGATAATTCTTTTATTCCTATTGACATACGTAAAAAATTTTTATTTTCCGAAGAAAATGATAAATTTTCTTATTCATATTTTATGAGATTATTGGAAAATTTTAAAAATGTTTTTTTGATTTATAAGGATCAAGCTGACGAACTAAATTCAGGAGAAAAGAGTCGTTTTATCCATCAAATAGAAATGAATTCCAATTTTTCTATAAAAAAGGAATCTAAAAAAACACCTATTATAGAACTTTATAATAAAAAAATTACCATCGTAATAAAAAAAACAAATTCTATATTAAAACGTTTATCTTACTTAACAAATAAAGGTTTATCTCCAACTTCGATTCTTTTGTACAATTACAATCCACTACTTTTTTATTATCAAAAAATACTTGGATTACAAGAAGAAAAAATTTCTACTAAACAAAAAATAGGTAAAATTATACATGAAATTCTAAAAATATTATATCATCCTATTAAATGGAAGTTGATAACTTCTAATCTTATTAAAAAAATGAAAAAAGATTATGAAGAAATAATAAAAAAAGTTGTTTCAAAAACAATTAAAAATTTTTCATTAGAAGGTGAAAATTTACTATTCTACCACATCATAAAGAATTATATAGAAAATTTTATATCATGGGAAGAAAAAATATTTTACAAAGGATATAAAATTCTTATCAAAGAAGTCGAATTTAGTATGTCAACTCAATTAGATATTGGATATAAAAAAGTAAATTTATACGGAATTATAGATCGTATTGATGAATGTAATGGAATAACACGGATACTTGATTATAAAACAGGTTTGTCTAGAGAAAAAAAAACCCATGTTACAATTAAAAATATTGAAAACATATTTCATGATCCAAATCATGGAAATACAATGCAATTGCTCATATACATTTATTTATGGTTTCAAACCAATCATCAAAAAAAAAAACCACCAATCATAGCTAATATTTCACTTGAGAAAGAAAAAAAGAATTCTATTTTCATAAAACCTGTTAATTTTTTTTATAGAAAAAAAGAAGTGGATATCACTTATGATAAATATAAAGAGTTTTTTCTTCCGTATTTAGTGAATAAAATTACAGAAATATTAGATCCTCATATTCCAATTATAGAAAAAAAAATCAACAATGAATTTTAA
- the leuB gene encoding 3-isopropylmalate dehydrogenase produces MKKNIVVMEGDGIGPEVIKQTLKVLNSIQNRFDHDFSYKKVLSGVKSIEKLGDPMPKKTLKECLKSDAILLGSIGDPKYDHYNTRRGMRPEDGLLKLRKEMGLYCNIRPIINYSIIDKSPIKKEKLKGINFVIYRELTGGIYFGKKGVYINERNEKVAYDHCIYSTKEIERIGKKAFEAARMRRKKITLVDKANVLETSRLWREVIKRIGLSCYPDVKLEFLYIDHAIMKILLNPIKFDVILTDNMFGDILSDGASVITGSLGLLPSASIGKNNSLFEPVHGSYPEAKGKNIANPLGSILSASMMLEHFGLNKEKKIVEKAVKSSMEEKICTSDLMTNEKCSYTTEEVGDYIEKYIKIHC; encoded by the coding sequence ATGAAAAAAAATATTGTTGTAATGGAAGGGGATGGAATAGGACCGGAAGTAATTAAACAAACGTTAAAAGTTTTGAATTCTATCCAAAATAGATTTGATCATGATTTTTCTTATAAAAAAGTTTTATCAGGAGTTAAATCTATAGAAAAATTAGGAGATCCTATGCCAAAAAAAACACTAAAAGAATGTTTAAAATCTGATGCTATTTTACTTGGATCTATAGGAGATCCAAAATATGATCATTATAATACAAGAAGAGGAATGAGACCAGAAGATGGTTTGTTGAAACTTAGAAAAGAAATGGGGTTATATTGTAATATTCGTCCTATAATTAATTATTCAATAATTGATAAATCACCTATAAAAAAAGAAAAATTAAAAGGAATAAATTTTGTTATTTATAGAGAATTAACAGGTGGAATCTATTTTGGAAAAAAAGGTGTTTATATAAATGAAAGAAATGAAAAAGTAGCTTATGATCATTGTATATATTCTACAAAAGAAATTGAACGTATTGGAAAAAAGGCTTTTGAGGCAGCACGTATGCGTCGAAAAAAAATAACTTTAGTAGACAAAGCAAACGTCTTAGAAACTTCTAGGTTATGGCGTGAAGTAATAAAAAGAATTGGGTTAAGTTGTTATCCAGATGTAAAATTAGAATTTTTGTATATAGATCATGCAATTATGAAAATTCTTCTTAATCCTATAAAATTTGACGTTATTTTAACAGATAACATGTTTGGAGATATTTTATCAGATGGAGCGAGTGTAATTACAGGTTCTTTAGGTTTGTTACCTTCTGCTTCTATAGGAAAAAATAATTCTTTGTTTGAGCCTGTTCATGGATCTTATCCTGAAGCTAAAGGAAAAAATATAGCAAATCCGTTAGGATCTATTCTTTCAGCATCTATGATGTTAGAACATTTCGGATTGAATAAAGAAAAAAAAATTGTTGAAAAAGCAGTAAAAAGCTCTATGGAAGAGAAAATATGTACATCAGATTTAATGACAAATGAAAAATGTTCTTACACGACTGAAGAAGTAGGGGATTACATAGAAAAATATATTAAAATTCATTGTTGA
- the leuD gene encoding 3-isopropylmalate dehydratase small subunit, whose amino-acid sequence MKKFTVITSKVVPLLMEDVDTDQIIPSRFLKETRREKCMENVFRDWRYGKDGFINKNFVLNNPIFSGEILLSGRNFGCGSSREHAVWAIYDYGFRVVISSFFADIFKENALNNGLLVIEISDKFLKKLFYTIYKEPNTNIKVDLIQQVVKIVNTKYFEKFSISTYKKICFINGYDDIDFLISMRKEIEHFENKRNIN is encoded by the coding sequence ATGAAAAAATTTACCGTAATAACTAGTAAAGTAGTTCCTTTATTGATGGAAGATGTTGATACAGATCAAATTATTCCATCTCGTTTTTTAAAAGAAACAAGAAGAGAAAAATGTATGGAAAATGTTTTTAGAGATTGGCGTTATGGAAAAGATGGATTTATTAACAAAAATTTTGTTTTAAATAATCCTATATTTTCAGGAGAAATTCTTTTATCAGGAAGAAATTTTGGTTGTGGTTCTAGTAGAGAACATGCTGTTTGGGCTATCTATGATTATGGATTTAGGGTAGTTATATCTAGTTTTTTTGCTGATATTTTTAAAGAAAATGCATTAAATAACGGATTACTTGTTATAGAGATTTCTGATAAATTTCTGAAAAAATTATTTTATACAATTTATAAAGAACCTAATACGAATATTAAGGTGGATTTAATCCAACAAGTTGTTAAAATAGTAAACACAAAATATTTTGAAAAATTTAGCATTTCTACATACAAAAAAATTTGTTTTATCAATGGTTATGATGACATTGATTTTTTAATTTCTATGAGAAAAGAAATAGAACATTTTGAAAATAAAAGAAATATTAATTGA
- the leuC gene encoding 3-isopropylmalate dehydratase large subunit: MSKSLFDKIWESHVVKKLSNEIDVLYIDRHYIHEVTSPQAFLEIEKKGIPVFRPKKIIATADHNVPTINQDLPISDPLSRKQVDLLINNCRKYGIELFELGNKNHGIVHVIGPELGLTLPGMTIVCGDSHTSTHGAFGCVAFGIGTSQVSMVLASQCLLLSKPKKMRIHLKGRFLKKGVTPKDIILYIISKLGVDVGIGHFIEYTGYVIRKMSMEGRMTICNMSIEMGSKGGLIAPDEITFNYISRCTTSIYPFLKGKNLAIKKHFNYLKTDDDAVFDKEYILSSEDIEPMITYGTTPGMGMKIHHFIPKINDNHQKKRSLDYMGFKSGESLIGKKVNYIFIGSCTNSRIEDIRMVASIVKGKKKAKHVKVMVVPGSQNVIKQAKKEGLDKILENAGFEFRQPGCSACLGMNEDKIPMGEYCVSTSNRNFEGRQGTGVRTLLVSPLTASIIAIKGRIVDIRKYIS, translated from the coding sequence ATATCAAAATCATTATTCGATAAGATTTGGGAATCTCATGTAGTAAAAAAATTATCTAATGAGATAGATGTTCTGTATATAGATAGACATTATATACATGAAGTGACTAGTCCTCAAGCTTTTTTAGAAATAGAAAAAAAAGGAATTCCTGTTTTTCGTCCAAAAAAAATCATAGCGACAGCAGATCATAATGTTCCTACCATAAATCAAGATTTGCCTATTTCAGATCCTTTATCTAGAAAACAAGTAGATTTATTAATAAATAATTGCAGAAAATATGGAATAGAATTGTTTGAATTAGGAAATAAAAATCATGGAATTGTTCATGTTATTGGTCCTGAATTAGGATTAACCTTACCGGGAATGACTATTGTTTGTGGAGATAGCCACACTTCTACTCACGGAGCTTTTGGTTGTGTTGCTTTTGGAATAGGGACAAGTCAAGTATCCATGGTACTAGCTAGTCAATGTTTATTATTGAGTAAACCTAAAAAAATGAGAATTCATTTGAAAGGAAGGTTTTTAAAAAAAGGAGTGACTCCAAAAGATATTATTTTATACATAATTTCTAAATTAGGAGTAGATGTAGGAATTGGTCATTTTATAGAGTATACAGGTTATGTTATTCGTAAAATGAGTATGGAAGGAAGAATGACTATTTGTAATATGAGTATAGAGATGGGATCTAAAGGAGGATTAATAGCTCCAGATGAAATAACTTTTAATTACATTAGTAGATGTACTACATCTATCTATCCTTTTTTAAAAGGAAAAAATCTTGCTATCAAAAAACATTTTAACTATTTAAAGACAGATGATGATGCTGTATTTGATAAAGAATACATTTTATCTTCCGAAGATATTGAACCTATGATAACTTATGGTACGACGCCTGGTATGGGGATGAAAATACATCATTTTATTCCAAAAATTAATGATAATCATCAAAAAAAAAGATCTTTAGATTATATGGGTTTTAAATCTGGAGAATCTTTAATTGGAAAAAAAGTTAATTATATTTTTATAGGTAGTTGTACAAATTCTAGAATAGAAGATATTAGAATGGTGGCGTCCATAGTAAAAGGAAAAAAGAAAGCTAAACATGTAAAAGTTATGGTTGTACCTGGTTCACAAAATGTTATTAAACAAGCAAAAAAAGAAGGATTAGATAAAATTTTAGAAAATGCTGGATTTGAATTTCGTCAACCAGGATGTTCCGCTTGTTTAGGAATGAATGAAGATAAAATTCCTATGGGGGAATACTGTGTTTCTACATCTAATAGAAATTTTGAAGGAAGACAGGGGACAGGTGTTCGTACTTTATTAGTAAGTCCTTTGACTGCTTCAATTATAGCGATTAAAGGAAGAATTGTGGATATTAGAAAATATATTTCCTGA
- a CDS encoding 2-isopropylmalate synthase has product MEKKKIKIFDTTLRDGEQVPGCKLNTQKKLKIAKKLELLGVDVIEAGFPISSPGDYYSVQEISKSISEPIICALSRALEKDIEIAGDSLKYAKKSRIHTGIGTSDCHIRYKFNSTREKIMERAILSVRYAKKFVEDVEFYAEDAGRTDNIFLAKICEYVIKNGATVINIPDTTGYCLPEEYGEKIRFLMENVHGIHKIELSTHCHNDLGLATANSLSGIMNGAKQVECTINGIGERAGNTSLEEIVMIINQNPNLNLFTNIKTKLIFQTSDLVSKCTGMKVQANKAIVGINAFSHSSGIHQDGILKKRETYESINPKDVGSHDFSIVLTARSGRAALAYRYQKLGYFLNKNSLELVYSIFLNYADKKKEIVDKELEIILKEANLEKDKLFHHENDHSIVEKNKLNVV; this is encoded by the coding sequence ATGGAAAAGAAAAAAATAAAGATTTTTGATACAACATTACGTGATGGAGAACAAGTTCCAGGATGTAAGTTAAATACTCAAAAAAAATTGAAAATAGCTAAAAAATTAGAATTATTAGGAGTAGATGTTATTGAAGCCGGGTTTCCTATATCCAGCCCAGGAGATTATTACTCTGTTCAAGAAATTTCTAAATCTATTTCAGAACCTATTATTTGTGCATTATCTAGAGCTTTAGAAAAAGATATAGAAATAGCAGGTGATTCTTTAAAATATGCAAAAAAATCTAGAATTCACACAGGGATAGGAACATCTGATTGTCATATTCGTTATAAATTTAACAGTACTAGAGAAAAAATTATGGAAAGAGCTATACTATCTGTTAGATATGCAAAAAAATTTGTAGAAGATGTAGAATTTTATGCAGAAGATGCAGGACGTACAGATAATATATTTCTTGCTAAAATTTGTGAATATGTTATAAAAAATGGAGCAACAGTTATTAATATACCGGATACAACAGGATATTGTTTACCGGAAGAATATGGTGAAAAAATTCGTTTTCTTATGGAAAATGTTCATGGAATTCACAAGATAGAATTGTCTACTCATTGTCATAATGATTTAGGTTTAGCTACTGCTAATTCTTTATCAGGGATTATGAATGGAGCTAAACAAGTAGAATGTACAATCAATGGAATAGGAGAAAGAGCTGGAAATACTTCTTTAGAAGAAATAGTGATGATTATCAATCAAAATCCAAATCTAAATTTATTTACAAACATAAAAACAAAACTTATTTTTCAAACAAGTGATTTAGTATCGAAATGTACTGGAATGAAAGTTCAAGCTAATAAAGCTATTGTAGGTATCAATGCTTTTTCTCATTCATCAGGAATTCACCAAGATGGTATTCTTAAAAAAAGAGAAACTTATGAAAGTATTAATCCAAAGGATGTAGGTTCTCATGATTTTTCTATTGTTTTAACTGCAAGAAGTGGACGTGCGGCTTTAGCTTATCGTTATCAAAAATTGGGATACTTCTTAAACAAGAATTCTTTAGAATTAGTTTATTCCATTTTTTTAAATTATGCAGATAAAAAGAAAGAAATAGTTGATAAAGAATTAGAGATAATTTTAAAAGAGGCTAATCTTGAGAAAGATAAATTATTTCATCATGAAAATGATCATAGTATAGTAGAAAAAAATAAGCTAAATGTTGTATAG
- the tyrS gene encoding tyrosine--tRNA ligase, whose amino-acid sequence MKKNIIDELSWRGLITNKVPGVEKELKKRTTIYLGFDPTSDSLHLGSLLPIIILIHFQKMGHKLLVIIGGATGMIGDPSERKNQRLFLNQETIQKNIESIKKQLSKLLGFYSVEFELLNNINWIKKISLLEFIRNVGKHITVNNMISKDSVKKRINHGMSFTELTYSLIQGYDFLYLNMKKNCLLQVGGSDQWGNIITGIEIIRKETGKKAYGITFPLITKSNGVKFGKSEKGENIWLDEKRTSPFLFYQFWMNISDTEIENFIKIYTFYSKESIEKYILKHRENPEKRSLQKKVASEIIKWIHGKKVYKKVIEITNILFCKKYIDKKLFTLDERKLFSIYENIPHLLVSHKELKKGIFLLDLLKKVNFFSSKNKANKALKANSIFINKKSIKKNILIQEKDMIRKKYILFQFGKKNFFIVKFE is encoded by the coding sequence ATGAAGAAAAATATTATTGATGAACTATCATGGAGAGGTTTAATAACAAATAAAGTTCCTGGTGTAGAAAAAGAATTAAAAAAAAGGACGACTATATATCTTGGTTTTGATCCAACATCAGATTCTTTACACTTAGGAAGTTTGCTCCCTATTATCATATTAATCCATTTTCAAAAAATGGGACATAAACTTTTGGTAATAATAGGAGGAGCTACAGGAATGATAGGAGATCCATCAGAAAGAAAGAATCAGAGATTATTTCTTAATCAAGAGACTATACAAAAGAATATAGAATCTATAAAAAAACAATTATCTAAATTGTTAGGTTTTTACTCGGTAGAGTTTGAACTATTAAATAATATAAATTGGATAAAAAAAATTTCACTTTTAGAATTTATACGAAATGTAGGAAAACATATTACAGTAAATAATATGATATCTAAAGACTCTGTAAAAAAACGGATAAATCACGGAATGTCTTTCACTGAATTGACTTATTCTCTTATTCAAGGATATGATTTTTTATATTTAAATATGAAGAAAAATTGTCTATTGCAAGTAGGTGGATCAGACCAATGGGGAAACATAATCACTGGAATAGAGATAATTAGAAAAGAGACAGGAAAAAAAGCATATGGTATTACTTTTCCATTAATAACAAAATCTAATGGAGTAAAATTTGGAAAAAGTGAAAAAGGAGAGAACATATGGTTAGATGAAAAACGAACATCCCCCTTCCTTTTTTATCAATTTTGGATGAATATATCCGATACAGAAATAGAAAATTTTATTAAAATTTATACTTTTTATTCCAAGGAAAGTATAGAAAAATATATTCTGAAACATAGAGAAAACCCTGAAAAAAGATCTTTACAAAAAAAAGTTGCATCAGAAATAATCAAGTGGATTCATGGAAAAAAAGTTTATAAAAAAGTAATAGAGATAACTAATATTTTATTCTGTAAAAAATATATAGATAAAAAACTATTTACTTTAGATGAAAGAAAATTATTTTCCATATACGAAAATATACCACATTTACTTGTATCTCATAAAGAATTAAAAAAAGGAATATTTCTGTTAGACCTTTTAAAAAAGGTCAATTTTTTTTCCTCTAAAAACAAAGCAAATAAAGCTTTAAAAGCTAATTCTATTTTTATAAACAAAAAATCCATAAAAAAAAACATTCTTATTCAAGAAAAAGATATGATTAGAAAAAAATATATTCTTTTCCAATTTGGAAAAAAAAATTTTTTTATTGTAAAATTTGAATAA
- the era gene encoding GTPase Era has translation MIHKSGFVNIIGLPNVGKSTLMNSLVGKNISIITNKPQTTRHRILGIVDKTNFQIIFSDTPGLIIKPAYPMQKIMMKYVEKSLDGSDIILFITEIGKLNVFNKYSFFLNYMKKNKNFIVLINKMDRLGKEYDESLLYKTIDYWNDIFPKSEILPISALKNINIDLLMNKISGLLDEHPPFYPKGWLSNRSERFFVNEIIREKIFSIYKKEIPYSVEIITDDFKENHICICIYSSIYVERISQKFILIGSKGRYIKKLINLSKKGIEFFFHKKVILKLNVKVCKNWRSDYQKLKNFGY, from the coding sequence GTGATTCATAAATCTGGATTTGTTAATATTATAGGATTACCTAATGTAGGAAAATCTACATTAATGAATTCTCTTGTTGGTAAAAATATATCTATAATTACAAATAAACCACAAACAACTCGTCATAGAATATTAGGAATAGTTGATAAAACTAATTTTCAAATTATTTTTTCTGATACACCTGGTTTAATTATAAAACCAGCATATCCTATGCAAAAAATTATGATGAAATATGTAGAAAAATCATTAGATGGATCTGATATTATCTTATTTATAACAGAAATAGGAAAATTAAATGTATTCAATAAGTATTCATTTTTTTTAAATTATATGAAGAAAAATAAAAATTTTATTGTTTTGATTAACAAGATGGATAGACTTGGAAAAGAATATGATGAAAGTTTATTGTATAAAACAATAGATTATTGGAATGATATTTTTCCTAAATCAGAAATATTACCAATATCAGCATTAAAAAATATAAATATAGATTTATTAATGAATAAAATATCAGGTTTGTTAGATGAACACCCTCCTTTTTATCCTAAAGGATGGTTGAGTAATAGATCAGAACGTTTTTTTGTTAATGAAATAATAAGAGAAAAAATATTTTCAATATACAAAAAAGAAATTCCTTATTCTGTAGAGATAATAACAGACGACTTTAAAGAAAATCATATATGCATATGCATATATTCTTCTATATATGTAGAAAGAATTTCTCAAAAATTTATTTTAATTGGATCTAAAGGAAGATATATAAAAAAATTAATCAATTTATCGAAAAAAGGAATAGAATTTTTTTTTCATAAAAAAGTCATTTTAAAATTGAATGTAAAAGTATGTAAAAATTGGAGATCAGATTATCAAAAATTAAAAAATTTTGGTTATTAA